The genomic segment TCGGTGCCCTTGGGTGGGCCTATTTCCGCAGTGACTGCAAATTTGCCTGAGTTAAGTATATCTCTGAAGCTCACTTTTTCTTTTCCTCCTTTGTTCTGGCGACTAATGCGCGGGGCTTCTGGCTCTTGGACCAGTCTTTTGCCTCTCTGGTTTTTTTCATATCATCGAGGCGGTTGATCTTATTCAGCCTCTCATAAATCCGGACCCAGCAGCACTTTATATCCGGGCTGACTTCACAGTTGCCGTCGTTGGTCCCGCCGCACGGCCCGTTAAGAAGGCCTTTCGGACACGCTGTCACTGGGCATATGCCTCCTGTCTCATCGAGTATGCATTCGCCGCATAATGAACACCTTTCGTCGAACATCTGATAGCGGGTCATATTCGCCAGGAACATGGTGTCATTGGATTGGTACACCGGCTTGTCGGGAAATATTTCGACAGCCGCCTGTGTGCCCGCGCCGCAGGACATCACTATGACGACGTCCGTTTTATCAAGCTGCTCTTTAAAGGGTTTAAGTTCGACCTTTGTGCCGAGCACCTGGCAGCCGGTCTTGGCCCTGAAAGTCCCTGTCACGGTCTTGCCTTCCTTCTCCAGCGTCTCTTTCAGTTCCGCAAGCTCAGGCTCTCCGCCGGTGCCGCACAGAGACGCACATTCAGAACATCCTACAAGGAAGAAACTTTTGTAGTCCTTTATGTTTTCCATCAGGTCTTTGAATTCTCTTTTCTTAGTAGCGATCATTTTGTTCTCCTTACTTCGTAAAGCAATTAGCGGTTAGCTGTTAGCGATTAGTAATTAAGACCAAACTGCTAACAGCTTAGTGCTTAATGCTTAACGCGTTATTTCACTCCCGCATGTATTTTAGCCGATTTGACGGTGTTTTTCATAAGCATGGTGATGGTCATCGGCCCGACGCCGCCGGGCACTGGAGTAATGGCCCCGGCAATTTCTTTTGCCGCATCGAAGTCTACGTCTCCCTTGAGTATGGGGACCATCTTGCCGGTCTTCTCACTCTTCTTTTCGCCGACGCGGTTTACTCCTACATCAATTACACAGGAGCCCGGTTTGATCCATTCAGGTTTTACAAGGCCGGGAACACCAGCAGCAACGATAAGGATGTCAGCACGTTTGCAATGGGCCTCAAGATTCTTTGTCCCTGTGTGAACGACAGTGACTGTGGAATTTGCGCCTTTGCCTTTCTGCAGCATGATGTTTGCGATGGGTTTGCCTACGATATTCGAGCGTCCTACGACCACGACCTCTGCTCCGTTGGTATCAAAACCGGAGCGCACGATCAGCTCCTGAATTCCGGCAGGGGTGCATGGAAGGAACTTTACTTCGCTGCCGCCTATCA from the Nitrospirota bacterium genome contains:
- a CDS encoding methylenetetrahydrofolate reductase C-terminal domain-containing protein, with the translated sequence MIATKKREFKDLMENIKDYKSFFLVGCSECASLCGTGGEPELAELKETLEKEGKTVTGTFRAKTGCQVLGTKVELKPFKEQLDKTDVVIVMSCGAGTQAAVEIFPDKPVYQSNDTMFLANMTRYQMFDERCSLCGECILDETGGICPVTACPKGLLNGPCGGTNDGNCEVSPDIKCCWVRIYERLNKINRLDDMKKTREAKDWSKSQKPRALVARTKEEKKK
- the folD gene encoding bifunctional methylenetetrahydrofolate dehydrogenase/methenyltetrahydrofolate cyclohydrolase FolD, encoding MSAKIISGTEIAAQIREELKKEVTELKEKHGIVPGLVTILVGKNPASVSYVTAKQKTAHEIGFNSIQDDQQDNISEADLLNLIDKYNKDPKIHGILVQLPIPKHIDEKKVLNAIDPDKDVDGFHPVNVGRLMIGGSEVKFLPCTPAGIQELIVRSGFDTNGAEVVVVGRSNIVGKPIANIMLQKGKGANSTVTVVHTGTKNLEAHCKRADILIVAAGVPGLVKPEWIKPGSCVIDVGVNRVGEKKSEKTGKMVPILKGDVDFDAAKEIAGAITPVPGGVGPMTITMLMKNTVKSAKIHAGVK